The Bacillota bacterium genome contains the following window.
CCCCGATGAATTTATCGAAGTAGTCAGGGCGCCAATCGGTCAGGCCAGACAAATGATTACCACGGGTGAAATCCAGGACGCCAAGACAATCATAGGTATTCTAATGGCGAGCGAACTCATAAATAAGCAATTTTGACAATGGATTAATCGAACGAGGTGGGTTGATGCGCGACTACTTTGCTGATTTACATATTCATTTAGGGCGAACTCTCAACAACCAGCCAGTGAAGATTACCGCGTCGCCGAACCTCACGCTCCGCAACATCCTAACAGAGTGTCAGTTGCGGAAAGGTTTAGACCTGGTCGGGATTGTGGATACCGCTTCACCCGGTGTTCTGGCTGAACTGGAACAAATGGTCAAGGCGGGAGAACTGGAGCCATTGGCTGACGGTGGGTTAAGGTTTAAAGACCGGGTAACCCTGATTCTGGGGGCTGAGTTCGAAACCACTGAACCGGACGGAGGTCAGGCTCACTGGCTGGCTTATTTCCCCAGTCTTGAGCAAATGTGGAAATTCAGCCGGGTCATGTCCCGCTACGTACGGAATCTCAACTTAAGCACGCAGCGGTGTCAGCTGTCAGCAACCCAACTGGCTGAACTGGTCTGGGAAATTGGTGGTCTGTTTGTCCCTGCCCATGCCTTTACGCCGCACAAGAGTGTTTATGGGAGCTGCATTTCCCGCCTGACAGCCCTTTTCCCTGCGGACTGGAAAAGAATCGTTGCTCTGGAATTGGGCCTCAGCGCCGACAGCGACCTGGCTGATCACCTGGCTGAACTGCGAACGGTGACCTATTTGAGCAATTCCGATGCCCACTCTCTGGAGAAGATCGGACGGGAGTATAACGTGGTGCGGTTGGCCAGGCCGTCGTATGAGGAACTGGTCAAGGCGCT
Protein-coding sequences here:
- a CDS encoding TIGR00375 family protein, yielding MRDYFADLHIHLGRTLNNQPVKITASPNLTLRNILTECQLRKGLDLVGIVDTASPGVLAELEQMVKAGELEPLADGGLRFKDRVTLILGAEFETTEPDGGQAHWLAYFPSLEQMWKFSRVMSRYVRNLNLSTQRCQLSATQLAELVWEIGGLFVPAHAFTPHKSVYGSCISRLTALFPADWKRIVALELGLSADSDLADHLAELRTVTYLSNSDAHSLEKIGREYNVVRLARPSYEELVKALQNAEGRQIVGNYGLDPRLGKYHRSSCLLCHTIARDIPPPVSNCPNCGSERIVKGVLDRLVEIADYSVPVHPPQRAPYYHQIPLRFLPGVGERTVTHLIDRFGSEMAVLHAASPGELAEVIGEKTAELIIQARQGKLNLAAGGGGRYGRVIEI